A genomic stretch from Acidimicrobiales bacterium includes:
- a CDS encoding choice-of-anchor P family protein, which produces MAHAKHLSRSGRGRVSTAATTAALLGTMLFIAPGAATAAGGGYAYSGRAYGTSVNVGNLVTSGPSSVVGVGCTDEAGIHKTNTLATIDVSPIVTSGTINTSVDTSATATSQQSQSTSEVQNVSLLDGLITADAVRAVSTTSHDGSGFHSTGAGSTLVNLKIGLTTIGATPAPNTTVPLVGLGSVVLNEQTSKVTNKGASYSVNMIHVFITTQNLLGIPVGTDIVVAHAKSDLHGPTLAILDGRAYGTSANVGELVESGPTALVSMPCLGTKGILHGNDVLGVNLPGILTSGTVATTAEGSIRKTRADGETTATVEGLDLLDGLVTATVIKADAHASMSGGTLTFSDEGSTFADLQVAGHPEITADAARNTRIDLLGLGTLWLHRVIQGSNRIEVRMVELIITEPGNVLGLAVGTDVRVAVAEASVHPST; this is translated from the coding sequence ACGGCCGCTGGCGGAGGCTACGCCTACAGCGGCCGTGCCTACGGCACGTCGGTCAATGTGGGCAACCTCGTCACATCCGGCCCGTCGTCGGTCGTCGGTGTCGGATGCACCGACGAGGCGGGGATTCACAAGACGAACACGCTGGCCACGATCGACGTGTCGCCGATCGTCACCTCCGGGACGATCAACACGTCCGTCGACACGAGTGCCACAGCCACGAGCCAGCAGTCACAGTCGACCTCCGAGGTCCAGAACGTCTCGTTGCTGGACGGGCTCATCACGGCCGATGCCGTTCGAGCAGTCAGCACCACGTCGCACGACGGATCCGGGTTCCACAGCACCGGCGCCGGGTCCACCTTGGTGAACCTGAAGATCGGCCTGACGACCATCGGGGCCACCCCGGCACCCAACACCACCGTGCCTCTCGTCGGGCTCGGCTCAGTCGTCCTGAACGAGCAGACGTCGAAGGTCACGAACAAGGGTGCGTCCTACAGCGTCAACATGATCCACGTCTTCATCACGACCCAGAACCTGCTCGGCATCCCCGTGGGCACAGACATCGTCGTCGCCCACGCCAAGAGCGACCTGCACGGCCCGACGCTCGCCATCCTCGACGGGCGGGCCTACGGCACGTCGGCCAATGTCGGCGAACTCGTCGAGTCCGGTCCGACTGCGCTGGTCTCCATGCCGTGCCTGGGCACCAAGGGAATCCTTCACGGCAACGACGTCCTCGGGGTCAACCTGCCCGGCATCCTGACGTCGGGGACTGTGGCCACAACGGCCGAGGGGTCGATCCGCAAGACGAGGGCGGACGGCGAGACGACAGCCACCGTCGAGGGCCTCGACCTGCTCGACGGCCTCGTGACGGCAACGGTCATCAAGGCCGATGCGCATGCATCCATGAGCGGGGGCACGCTCACCTTCAGCGACGAGGGATCCACCTTCGCCGACCTCCAGGTGGCGGGCCATCCCGAGATCACGGCGGATGCCGCCCGGAACACCAGGATCGACCTGCTCGGACTGGGCACCCTGTGGCTGCATCGGGTGATCCAGGGTTCGAACCGGATCGAGGTGCGGATGGTCGAGCTGATCATCACCGAGCCGGGGAACGTCCTCGGGCTGGCCGTCGGCACGGACGTGCGGGTGGCCGTGGCCGAGGCGTCGGTCCACCCGTCGACCTAG